Proteins encoded within one genomic window of Triticum aestivum cultivar Chinese Spring chromosome 2D, IWGSC CS RefSeq v2.1, whole genome shotgun sequence:
- the LOC123053130 gene encoding SNF1-related protein kinase regulatory subunit gamma-1, protein METDSPRSPEAEIGHRVEDLWEVAQPQLSPSEKLNSCFEDIPVAAFPRNHPSQVIEIPSDASLSDTVETLSKNKILSAPIRNVDAPEDATWIDKYIGIVEFAGIAMWLLHQSDASGNGTAGSAVGSPVANLASRLGSFTFRRTSSGRVETTTDSESDEAASVGGSFFETLTSSEFYKNTKVGDISGSFRWAPFLALQTSDTFLTMLLLLSKYRMKSLPVVDMGGNQIENIITQSCVVHMLAECVGLPWFESWGTKKLSELGLPLMKPYKLVKVNEDQPVLKAFQLMREKGVGGVPVIDTNGTKAIGNISIRDVQYLLSAPKIYKQYRTISAKDFLTAVRHHLQEQHEASPLLHDVITCKRDDVIKEIILKLDSTKIHRIYVVDDKGDTEGVITLRDIISKLVHEPRHYFGDFFDGVVPLPTNSTV, encoded by the exons ATGGAGACGGACAGCCCGCGGAGCCCGGAGGCGGAGATCGGGCACCGGGTGGAGGACCTGTGGGAGGTGGCGCAGCCGCAGCTGTCCCCGTCGGAGAAGCTCAACTCCTGCTTCGAGGACATCCCCGTCGCCGCCTTCCCGCGCAACCACCCCTCGCAAG TGATCGAGATACCTTCGGATGCCAGCCTTTCTGATACTGTTGAGACATTATCCAAGAATaaaattttgagtgcacccataaGAAACGTCGATGCTCCAGAGGATGCTACTTGGATAGACAAATACATCGGTATTGTGGAATTTGCTGGTATTGCAATGTGGTTGCTTCATCAG TCTGATGCTTCAGGTAATGGAACAGCTGGTTCTGCAGTTGGATCACCTGTGGCCAATCTAGCATCTAGGTTAGGCTCTTTCACATTCAGAAGAACGTCATCTGGCAGGGTAGAAACCACTACTGATTCAGAATCAGATGAAGCTGCATCAGTGGGTGGAAGCTTTTTTGAAACCCTTACTTCCTCTGAGTTCTACAAGAACACAAAG GTTGGCGATATCTCAGGAAGCTTCCGGTGGGCACCATTTCTTGCCCTGCAGACATCTGACACATTCCTCACCATGCTGCTTCTTCTATCCAAGTACAGGATGAAGAGCCTCCCAGTGGTGGATATGGGGGGGAATCAGATTGAGAATATCATTACACAATCTTGCGTTGTGCACATGCTTGCAGAGTGTGTTGGACTTCCTTGGTTTGAAAGCTGGGGAACCAAGAAACTCTCTGAACTGGGCCTTCCTCTGATGAAGCCATACAAACTTGTTAAG GTAAATGAAGACCAGCCAGTCCTAAAAGCCTTCCAACTGATGAGGGAAAAGGGGGTTGGTGGTGTGCCTGTTATTGACACAAATGGAACAAAAGCAATTGGTAACATTAGCATCAGAGATGTCCAATATCTTTTGAGTGCCCCCAAGATATACAAACAATACAG GACAATCTCAGCCAAGGATTTCCTTACCGCGGTCCGGCACCACCTCCAGGAGCAACACGAAGCGTCGCCGTTGCTGCACGACGTGATCACATGCAAAAGAGACGACGTGATCAAGGAAATCATACTGAAGCTGGACTCGACCAAGATCCACAGGATCTACGTGGTCGACGACAAGGGGGACACCGAGGGGGTGATCACGCTGAGGGACATAATCTCCAAGCTGGTGCACGAGCCACGGCATTACTTTGGGGATTTCTTCGACGGCGTCGTTCCCCTACCCACAAACAGTACCGTATGA